A region from the Canis lupus baileyi chromosome 27, mCanLup2.hap1, whole genome shotgun sequence genome encodes:
- the LOC140619824 gene encoding melanoma antigen preferentially expressed in tumors-like: MTACPELHLVRLVEMSGQDPLNLLDLAAQSLRNEKASAVRDLEELPVGLFPTLSTAAFDGGHTKTVTAMVQAWPFPCLRLGPLRDQSRTQDLLEAVLDGLELVPPNAVWPRRSKLKVLDFTHDVEHSNWEECSEATPAPFVITHMLEEPEADKLTPSYKEQP, from the exons ATGACCGCATGCCCAGAACTGCATCTTGTGAG GTTGGTGGAGATGAGTGGACAAGACCCTCTCAATCTCTTGGATCTTGCAGCACAGAGCCTGCGGAATGAGAAGGCCTCAGCTGTACGTGACCTGGAAGAGCTCCCTGTGGGCCTTTTCCCAACTCTGTCCACAGCAGCCTTTGATGGGGGACACACGAAGACTGTGACAGCAATGGTGCAGGCCTGGCCCTTTCCCTGCCTCCGTCTGGGACCGTTAAGAGATCAGTCAAGAACTCAAGACCTCTTGGAAGCCGTCCTGGATGGGCTGGAATTGGTTCCTCCTAACGCAGTTTGGCCCAG GAGATCAAAGCTGAAGGTGCTGGATTTTACCCATGACGTTGAGCACTCCAACTGGGAGGAGTGCTCGGAGGCTACTCCTGCACCCTTTGTCATCACTCACATGCTAGAAGAGCCGGAGGCGGACAAGCTGACACCCAGTTACAAAGAACAGCCTTAG